The following coding sequences lie in one Mycobacterium sp. Z3061 genomic window:
- a CDS encoding (2Z,6E)-farnesyl diphosphate synthase: MEIIPPRIKEPLYRLYELRLRQGLAASRSELPRHIAVLCDGNRRWARSLGYDDVSVGYRMGAIKIAEMLRWCQEAGIEMTTVYLLSTENLQRDPEELAALIEIITDVVEEICAPANHWSVRTVGDLELLGEAQARRLRDAVDSTPQNASFHVNVAVGYGGRQEIVDAVRALLGKRLADGATAEELIDAVTVEGISENLYTSGQPDPDLVIRTSGEQRLSGFLLWQSAYSEMWFTEAHWPAFRRVDFLRALRDYSMRNRRYGK; this comes from the coding sequence GTGGAGATCATCCCGCCGCGGATCAAGGAGCCGTTGTACCGGCTTTACGAGCTGCGACTGCGGCAGGGTTTGGCCGCGTCGCGATCCGAGTTGCCACGCCACATCGCGGTGCTGTGCGACGGGAACCGGCGGTGGGCGCGCAGCCTGGGATACGACGACGTCAGTGTCGGCTATCGGATGGGCGCGATCAAGATCGCCGAGATGCTGCGGTGGTGCCAGGAAGCCGGCATCGAGATGACCACCGTCTACCTACTCTCCACTGAGAACTTGCAACGCGACCCCGAAGAGCTCGCCGCGCTGATCGAGATCATCACCGACGTCGTCGAAGAAATCTGCGCCCCCGCCAACCACTGGAGCGTCCGGACCGTCGGCGATCTGGAGTTGCTGGGCGAGGCGCAGGCCCGCCGGTTACGCGACGCGGTGGACTCCACACCGCAGAACGCGTCATTTCACGTCAATGTCGCGGTGGGCTACGGCGGCCGTCAGGAGATCGTCGACGCGGTGCGCGCGTTGTTGGGTAAGCGACTCGCCGACGGTGCCACCGCCGAGGAACTCATCGACGCCGTAACCGTCGAAGGAATCTCCGAAAATCTGTACACCTCGGGGCAGCCCGACCCCGACCTGGTGATCCGAACCTCAGGCGAGCAGCGGCTGTCCGGTTTTTTGCTGTGGCAGAGCGCCTACTCGGAGATGTGGTTCACCGAGGCACACTGGCCGGCGTTCCGGCGGGTCGATTTTCTGCGCGCGCTGCGCGACTACAGCATGCGCAACCGCCGCTACGGCAAGTAG
- a CDS encoding PE family protein produces MSYLVAAPDLFAAAATNLQSLGASINEANGVWARPVAALLPAAQDEVSAAIAALFGSHAQSYQALSSQAEAFHQQFVQTLTSASNAYSTAEAVNASPLQGVMDLINAPTQAAFGRPLIGNGTDGAAGTGANGGAGGLLWGNGGAGGSGAAGQVGGNGGAAGLFGTGGIGGTGGAGAAGGNGGSGGILFGNGGIGGTGGVGAAAGLTGGAGGIGGNAGFFGAGGAGGVGGAGGAGDPLSGAAGGNGGVGGLGGNGGTVFSTAGAGGAGGAGGAGGTGFDAVGGGATGGVGGAGGNGGAGGAAGSTGMFGAGGVGGAGGAAGLGGAGGVGGDGDIGNIHGGAGGQGGNPGIGGVGGAGSLGAANGAAGAAATSGGNGGAGGLGLTAAGGSNAAGGNGGAGGNAGTAGHGGVGGAGGNGDGSGAGGNGGTGGIGVVGGTGGAGGDGGLTGNGGNGGAGGAGVVGAAGANGATPGAGGGTGAVGGIGGVGGAGGHGGAVSGNGGNGGAGGVGGIGGAGGAGATGADATVAGATGGTGGLGGNGGAGGHGGAGGAGGTALGSGTGGVTGVGGAGGQGGAAGIGGDGGVGGAGSQTVRNGGAGGQGGNPGVGGAGGAGGVNGTGTSVAASGAAGAVPLTGGNGGTGGAGWNAVTPGANGGNGGRGGAGGLVGNGGDGGAGGNGAIGATGTDPTQNDGAGGTGGNGGRGGDGGVAGTTAGFGGTGGNGGIGGQGGTGATGANAADPTAIGGTGGKGGTGGVGGNAGNGGNAPNPLGNVGAGGNGGAGGAAGLGGDGGRGADGTAALFNGSAGGIGGNPGTGGAGGQGGVGSSFGGNGAGGAAATSGGNGGAGGNGYSDPTLSGLAGGNGGAGGAAGAVGTGGAGGNGGNGAQGVTGAAEFETGGTGGVGGKGGAGGQGGAISGNGGAGGTGGIGGKGGTGAHGIDSIDPTLAGGAAGQGGVGGQGGLGGNGGGVTLGKGTVGVGGAGGNGGAAGIGGAGGDGAAGTAAHIDGSAGGQGGNPGTGGVGGNGGSGSVAGGKGGTGAAATFGGDGGNGGAGFAAEAGSNATGGVGGAGGAGGVLGNGGTGGVGGAGDGSGAGGAGGHGGDSGAQAGSGGAGGAGGAAGATGIGGAGGTGGLGQSPLGIGGAGGHGGAGGATSGDGGAGGTGGIGQAGGGAGGDGGDAGKSGNGGAGGTGGVGLPGKNGAAGVGSGGNGGDAVAGGFGGRGGNGGAGGTVSGNGGAGGTGGAGAQGGTGGNATDSTNPTTAGGAGGKGGAGGQGGAGGNGGKATAGTVGAAGDGGAGGAAGLGGNGGKGANGTAGTINGSDGGRGGDAGLIGTGGLAGTGSTVGTNGLNGADAPNSGNGGNGGNGFDNAANTTGAAGGNGGKGGAGGSHGDGGNGGTGGNGGTGATGGASIAGGTGGAGGNGGAGGAGGSVLGDAGNGGNAGSGGKGGQGGNGGVGSNSSTGSGTAGTGGNAGAGGNGGAGGNGGAAGTATLGNNGTAGNAGNGGDGGNAGTAGAGGTGTGNRTNGGTGGNGAAGGAGGAGGKGGTGTATTNGGAGGNGGQGGIGSAGGTGGAATGTTGGNGGGGGTGGNGGAGGNAGTGGDGQSGGAAGSAGKGGAAGDGGAGATGGNGQTSTTAANRDARNGGAGGNAGVGGAGGAGASGGTAIGGGTNGAASAGGDGGVGGKGGAGGTGGLGGNGSGTNPGGLGGNGGASGSGGAGGAGGAGGNGTTTTAGAAGGNGGQAGTGGTSGGGGKGGNGSGTNQNGGAGGSAGTAGSGGIGGVGGEGGDGNGGGNGGNAGNSGNGGQGGTGGGGGTPTGTGIGGTAGNGANGGAGGNHATGGTGGTGLGGGLNGGNGTNGIPGTGGGGGAAGTPGTGGAAGTSGTNGPNGT; encoded by the coding sequence ATGTCGTATTTGGTGGCTGCCCCTGACCTCTTCGCTGCTGCGGCAACGAATTTGCAGAGTCTGGGTGCGTCGATCAACGAGGCCAACGGGGTCTGGGCGAGACCCGTAGCTGCTTTGCTGCCGGCCGCGCAGGATGAGGTGTCGGCAGCCATCGCCGCGCTCTTCGGCTCGCATGCTCAGAGCTATCAAGCGCTGAGCTCTCAAGCGGAGGCCTTCCACCAACAGTTTGTGCAAACCCTCACATCTGCGAGTAACGCGTACTCGACCGCCGAGGCGGTGAACGCATCGCCGTTGCAGGGCGTGATGGACCTGATCAATGCGCCGACCCAGGCAGCGTTTGGGCGTCCGTTGATCGGGAACGGCACCGACGGGGCCGCAGGGACCGGCGCGAATGGCGGAGCGGGCGGATTGCTGTGGGGTAACGGTGGCGCGGGCGGATCCGGTGCGGCGGGCCAGGTCGGTGGTAACGGCGGCGCCGCCGGCCTCTTCGGCACCGGCGGCATCGGTGGTACGGGTGGAGCGGGCGCCGCCGGCGGAAACGGCGGCTCCGGCGGCATCTTGTTCGGCAACGGCGGTATCGGCGGAACGGGCGGCGTCGGTGCTGCCGCAGGCCTGACCGGGGGCGCGGGCGGTATCGGTGGAAACGCCGGCTTCTTCGGCGCGGGTGGCGCGGGCGGCGTGGGCGGTGCCGGTGGCGCCGGCGACCCGTTGTCCGGTGCCGCCGGCGGTAACGGCGGTGTCGGCGGCCTCGGCGGCAACGGCGGGACGGTGTTCAGCACGGCGGGCGCCGGTGGCGCGGGAGGTGCCGGTGGTGCCGGTGGCACTGGCTTCGATGCCGTCGGGGGTGGCGCGACGGGAGGCGTCGGCGGTGCCGGCGGTAATGGTGGTGCCGGCGGCGCTGCCGGCAGCACGGGCATGTTCGGTGCCGGCGGGGTGGGTGGTGCAGGTGGTGCCGCCGGACTCGGGGGTGCGGGCGGTGTCGGCGGCGACGGCGATATCGGAAACATTCACGGTGGCGCCGGCGGCCAGGGCGGTAACCCCGGCATCGGTGGTGTGGGCGGAGCGGGTTCGCTCGGCGCGGCGAACGGCGCCGCGGGCGCGGCGGCCACCAGTGGCGGCAACGGCGGTGCCGGTGGGTTGGGCCTTACTGCCGCCGGTGGGTCTAACGCGGCCGGCGGCAACGGCGGGGCCGGCGGCAATGCAGGGACGGCTGGTCACGGTGGTGTCGGTGGCGCCGGCGGTAACGGTGACGGCAGCGGAGCAGGTGGCAACGGCGGTACCGGTGGTATCGGCGTGGTCGGTGGTACTGGTGGTGCCGGCGGCGACGGCGGCTTAACGGGCAACGGCGGTAACGGCGGTGCGGGCGGTGCCGGTGTAGTCGGCGCCGCAGGGGCGAACGGCGCTACCCCGGGTGCTGGGGGCGGCACGGGCGCGGTCGGCGGTATCGGTGGCGTCGGCGGTGCCGGTGGTCACGGCGGTGCGGTGTCGGGCAACGGCGGTAACGGCGGCGCCGGCGGTGTCGGCGGTATCGGTGGTGCCGGCGGCGCTGGCGCGACCGGGGCGGACGCAACCGTCGCCGGAGCCACCGGCGGGACCGGCGGCCTCGGCGGCAATGGCGGGGCCGGCGGCCACGGTGGTGCCGGGGGTGCGGGGGGTACCGCGCTGGGCAGCGGGACCGGTGGGGTAACCGGCGTCGGAGGCGCGGGCGGCCAAGGCGGTGCGGCAGGGATCGGCGGCGACGGTGGCGTCGGCGGCGCCGGCAGCCAAACTGTGCGCAATGGCGGGGCCGGCGGCCAGGGTGGAAATCCCGGCGTAGGCGGGGCCGGCGGGGCTGGTGGGGTGAACGGCACCGGAACCAGCGTCGCTGCTTCCGGTGCGGCGGGTGCGGTCCCGCTGACCGGTGGCAACGGCGGCACCGGCGGCGCGGGCTGGAACGCGGTAACCCCGGGCGCCAATGGCGGTAACGGCGGGCGCGGCGGCGCCGGCGGTCTTGTCGGTAACGGCGGCGATGGCGGTGCCGGCGGTAACGGCGCCATCGGCGCCACCGGCACCGACCCGACCCAGAACGACGGAGCCGGCGGGACCGGCGGAAACGGTGGTCGCGGCGGTGATGGTGGTGTAGCCGGAACAACCGCCGGCTTCGGTGGTACCGGTGGCAACGGCGGGATCGGCGGGCAAGGCGGTACCGGAGCGACTGGGGCCAATGCAGCGGATCCGACCGCGATCGGCGGCACGGGTGGTAAAGGCGGCACTGGCGGTGTCGGCGGTAACGCGGGTAACGGCGGCAACGCGCCGAATCCCCTTGGAAACGTGGGTGCGGGTGGTAACGGTGGTGCCGGTGGGGCGGCCGGCCTCGGCGGCGACGGCGGCAGAGGCGCCGATGGCACCGCCGCCCTCTTCAACGGCAGCGCGGGTGGCATCGGCGGTAACCCGGGCACGGGCGGGGCCGGCGGACAAGGCGGCGTCGGATCGAGCTTCGGCGGCAACGGTGCGGGCGGTGCCGCGGCGACCAGCGGTGGCAACGGTGGTGCCGGTGGCAATGGCTACAGCGACCCCACCCTCAGCGGTCTTGCCGGCGGTAACGGTGGCGCCGGCGGCGCCGCTGGCGCGGTCGGTACCGGTGGTGCCGGCGGCAATGGCGGCAACGGCGCCCAGGGCGTCACGGGTGCCGCCGAGTTCGAAACGGGTGGGACCGGCGGCGTCGGCGGTAAGGGTGGTGCCGGCGGCCAAGGTGGCGCCATATCCGGCAACGGCGGTGCTGGTGGCACCGGCGGTATCGGCGGGAAAGGCGGAACCGGCGCGCACGGCATCGACTCGATTGACCCGACTCTGGCTGGTGGCGCGGCCGGCCAAGGTGGTGTCGGTGGCCAGGGTGGTCTCGGCGGCAATGGCGGCGGCGTGACACTTGGCAAGGGAACTGTCGGCGTGGGTGGCGCCGGTGGTAACGGTGGTGCCGCCGGTATCGGCGGCGCCGGCGGCGACGGCGCCGCGGGCACCGCCGCCCACATCGACGGCAGTGCGGGTGGTCAGGGCGGTAACCCGGGTACCGGAGGGGTTGGCGGTAACGGCGGCTCCGGCTCCGTCGCCGGTGGCAAGGGCGGCACGGGCGCGGCGGCCACCTTCGGCGGCGACGGCGGCAACGGCGGTGCGGGCTTCGCTGCTGAAGCAGGCTCCAACGCAACCGGTGGCGTTGGTGGCGCCGGTGGTGCCGGCGGTGTGCTGGGTAACGGCGGTACCGGCGGTGTTGGTGGCGCCGGCGATGGCAGCGGTGCTGGCGGCGCCGGCGGTCACGGCGGCGACAGCGGAGCGCAGGCCGGCAGCGGTGGAGCCGGTGGCGCCGGTGGCGCGGCTGGGGCGACTGGTATCGGTGGCGCCGGTGGCACCGGTGGCCTCGGCCAATCGCCGTTGGGTATCGGTGGTGCCGGTGGTCACGGCGGTGCCGGCGGTGCGACATCTGGTGACGGTGGCGCCGGTGGTACTGGCGGTATCGGTCAGGCCGGCGGCGGCGCCGGCGGCGACGGTGGCGATGCCGGAAAGAGCGGCAACGGTGGCGCAGGCGGCACCGGTGGCGTGGGTCTGCCGGGCAAGAATGGTGCGGCCGGGGTCGGCTCGGGCGGCAACGGCGGCGACGCAGTTGCCGGCGGCTTCGGTGGTCGTGGTGGTAACGGCGGTGCCGGTGGCACGGTGTCCGGTAACGGCGGGGCCGGCGGTACCGGTGGCGCTGGTGCACAGGGCGGTACCGGCGGCAACGCCACCGACTCGACGAACCCGACCACGGCTGGCGGTGCGGGTGGCAAGGGTGGTGCCGGCGGCCAGGGTGGTGCCGGCGGTAACGGTGGTAAAGCCACCGCAGGCACCGTGGGTGCTGCCGGAGACGGCGGGGCCGGTGGTGCAGCGGGCCTTGGCGGCAATGGCGGCAAAGGCGCCAACGGCACGGCGGGCACCATCAACGGCAGCGATGGCGGTAGGGGCGGTGACGCAGGCCTCATCGGGACCGGTGGTTTGGCGGGCACCGGTTCGACTGTCGGCACCAACGGCCTTAACGGCGCCGATGCCCCCAACAGCGGTAACGGCGGTAACGGTGGCAACGGCTTCGACAACGCCGCGAACACCACCGGTGCGGCCGGCGGCAACGGCGGCAAGGGTGGTGCCGGCGGTTCGCATGGTGACGGCGGTAACGGCGGCACCGGTGGCAACGGCGGGACCGGCGCCACGGGTGGCGCCAGCATCGCGGGCGGCACCGGCGGCGCGGGCGGAAACGGTGGCGCCGGGGGTGCTGGCGGATCCGTTCTTGGTGACGCGGGTAATGGCGGCAACGCCGGAAGCGGCGGCAAGGGCGGCCAGGGCGGTAACGGTGGCGTGGGATCCAACTCGAGTACCGGCAGTGGCACCGCCGGCACCGGCGGCAACGCCGGCGCCGGTGGTAACGGTGGAGCCGGTGGCAACGGCGGTGCCGCCGGTACCGCCACGCTGGGTAACAACGGCACGGCCGGTAACGCCGGTAACGGTGGCGACGGCGGTAATGCCGGGACGGCCGGCGCCGGCGGTACCGGCACGGGCAACCGCACCAACGGCGGTACGGGCGGTAATGGTGCCGCTGGTGGCGCTGGCGGCGCCGGTGGTAAGGGTGGTACCGGCACCGCGACTACTAACGGTGGTGCTGGTGGAAACGGTGGCCAGGGCGGCATCGGATCCGCGGGTGGTACCGGTGGGGCTGCCACCGGTACGACCGGTGGCAACGGTGGCGGCGGTGGCACCGGCGGCAACGGCGGCGCCGGCGGGAACGCGGGCACTGGCGGTGATGGCCAGTCAGGTGGCGCGGCGGGTAGCGCCGGAAAGGGTGGCGCGGCCGGCGACGGCGGTGCTGGTGCTACGGGCGGTAATGGCCAAACCAGCACCACGGCCGCCAACCGCGACGCCCGCAACGGTGGCGCCGGTGGCAACGCCGGTGTGGGTGGTGCCGGTGGCGCTGGCGCATCCGGTGGCACCGCGATCGGCGGCGGCACCAACGGCGCGGCGAGTGCCGGTGGCGACGGTGGCGTCGGCGGTAAGGGCGGAGCCGGCGGTACCGGTGGCCTTGGCGGCAACGGCAGCGGTACCAACCCCGGCGGCCTGGGCGGCAACGGTGGGGCCAGCGGTTCCGGCGGTGCCGGCGGTGCCGGCGGTGCCGGTGGTAATGGCACCACCACCACTGCGGGCGCGGCCGGTGGTAATGGCGGGCAAGCCGGCACAGGCGGCACCTCGGGTGGCGGCGGTAAAGGCGGCAACGGCAGTGGCACCAACCAAAATGGTGGTGCCGGTGGCAGTGCCGGCACAGCCGGCTCGGGCGGCATCGGCGGTGTCGGCGGCGAAGGCGGCGACGGGAACGGCGGCGGGAACGGTGGAAACGCCGGGAACTCCGGCAACGGCGGGCAGGGCGGCACCGGCGGCGGTGGCGGCACCCCGACGGGCACCGGCATCGGTGGAACTGCCGGCAACGGCGCGAACGGCGGCGCCGGCGGCAACCACGCCACTGGCGGTACCGGCGGAACCGGCCTGGGCGGCGGCCTGAACGGCGGCAACGGCACCAACGGCATCCCAGGTACGGGCGGCGGCGGCGGTGCGGCAGGCACGCCCGGTACGGGCGGCGCCGCAGGTACTTCGGGCACCAACGGACCCAACGGCACTTAA
- a CDS encoding nuclear transport factor 2 family protein yields the protein MPNTADRTQAITDTVNRYIATVTSGSADDLAAFYADDATLEDPVGGEVHIGTGAIQGFYSSVTGVERECELVTLRVSGNEAAFHFRLTITAGEHKMRIEPIETMVFDADGKVTAMKAYWSPADVTQL from the coding sequence ATGCCGAACACCGCTGACAGGACGCAAGCGATCACCGACACGGTCAACCGCTACATCGCCACGGTGACCAGCGGCAGCGCCGATGACCTGGCGGCCTTCTACGCCGATGACGCCACGCTCGAGGATCCCGTCGGCGGCGAGGTGCACATCGGCACCGGCGCCATCCAGGGCTTCTATTCGTCGGTCACGGGCGTCGAGCGCGAGTGCGAACTGGTGACGCTGCGCGTCTCGGGCAACGAGGCGGCCTTCCACTTCCGGCTGACAATCACCGCCGGCGAGCACAAGATGCGGATCGAACCGATCGAGACGATGGTCTTCGACGCCGATGGGAAAGTCACCGCGATGAAGGCGTACTGGTCACCGGCCGACGTGACTCAACTCTGA
- a CDS encoding hemolysin III family protein — translation MSSQSSTLTSTEPDREGPSPANAAHQIAEGVAKVLKKPRFRGWIHVYSAGAAVFAGASLVAVSWALDSTKAGLATMLYTFATIIMFTVSATYHRVNWKSDTARIWMKRADHSMIFIFIAGSYTPFALLALPGHDGHVVLAIVWGGALAGVTLKMLWPTAPRWVGVPLYILLGWVAVWYTGSILHNAGVAAMVLLFVGGALYSIGGILYALKWPDPWPSTFGYHEFFHACTAVAAICHYIAMWFVVF, via the coding sequence ATGAGCAGCCAGTCCAGCACGCTCACCAGTACAGAACCGGATCGGGAAGGTCCGTCGCCGGCCAACGCCGCGCATCAGATCGCCGAGGGCGTCGCCAAGGTTCTCAAGAAGCCCCGGTTCCGCGGCTGGATCCACGTCTATTCCGCGGGTGCTGCCGTTTTCGCCGGCGCATCGCTGGTCGCGGTGTCCTGGGCGCTGGACTCCACCAAGGCCGGCCTGGCGACGATGCTGTACACCTTCGCCACCATCATCATGTTCACCGTCAGCGCCACCTACCACCGCGTCAACTGGAAGTCGGACACCGCCCGCATCTGGATGAAGCGGGCCGACCACTCGATGATCTTCATCTTCATCGCCGGCAGCTACACGCCGTTCGCCTTGCTGGCCCTGCCCGGACACGACGGACACGTCGTGCTGGCGATCGTGTGGGGCGGTGCGTTGGCCGGGGTCACGCTCAAGATGCTGTGGCCGACGGCGCCGCGCTGGGTGGGCGTGCCGCTGTACATCCTGCTGGGCTGGGTAGCGGTCTGGTACACCGGCTCCATCCTGCACAACGCCGGGGTCGCCGCGATGGTGCTGCTGTTCGTCGGCGGCGCCCTCTACAGCATCGGCGGGATTCTCTACGCGCTGAAGTGGCCCGACCCGTGGCCGTCGACGTTCGGCTACCACGAGTTCTTTCACGCCTGCACCGCGGTCGCGGCGATCTGCCACTACATCGCGATGTGGTTCGTCGTCTTCTGA